Within the Nitrospira sp. genome, the region AGGAGTGGACGATCATCGAACGAAGAATTGCCCCAAAGACCAACATGCTGCGCGCGACATCTCAAGGCCTTCTAGCCCAAGCAGTCACAGAGACCAGAGCCACTGTACCCGCATTAACTGATACGCAAATCGTCAATTTGGCCAAAGTGGTGACGAAGGTTGAGGACGCAGTGGGGTATGCGGTGGATGTCGAGTGGGCGATCGACGACACGGGGCTTTGGTTGTTGCAAGCGCGTCGAATGACGACAAGGCCTGAACGGTTGAACAATGCCACTTCGGAATGGTCGCGGGCAAACTTCAAGGAAACTTTACCTGAGCTCCCAAGTCCGATGGGAATCTCTTTCCTGGAAGAGTACATGGAACACAACATGCTTCGCCATTATCGAGACCTCGGGTGCCACGTGCCTGAGGGCATCTCCGCTGTTCGCGTCGTTCACGGGCGCCCGTTTATCAATGTGACCTTGTTTCAATGGTTGGTGTCTCAGCTCGGTGCCGATCCGGCCTCGGTGACGGAACAGATGGGCGGGTACGGGACGGTCCCAGTCGACTTGCCCAAGCGCCTTCCATGGCGCCGACTCATACGTGCCGTCGTGATGGTCTTGTGGAAAATGCGGCGCGCACGGAAGGATGCGCCCGCTTGGTTTCGAGAGATGCAATCGTTGGCTGAGGTTCCACGAGGGGAAGTTCACCTCAACGAAGGGATCGCGTCGTTGTTGGCGGAGTATGGCGTACTGGAGGGCCGTCTGCGAGATCGGGATGCGACTTTCTGGATTGCAGCCGGAGTTGCGCAGGGTCTCGATGCGCTGGGCGCGATCCTCGTACGCTGGTTCCCGTCGGACTGGCGTGACATCCTCAATGCTTCGGTCCAAGGACAAGGGACCGTGATCAGTGCAAGACAAATCGGTTGGCTCGTCGATCTGGCGACGCAGGCGCGGGCGGAGCAGCCCGTCGCCGAATTTTTCCTGGCCGAGCCGTGGTGTCCTGAACGTTATCGCTCGGCGTTATCGGGGACGCGATTTCTAGCCGAATGGGAACGCTTCCTGGGGGCGTTTGGACACCGGGCTATCGGAGAATCCGATATCATGACACCGCGTCATGCGGATTCTCCGGAGATGCTGCTTCGAGTTATCCGAGGGCATGTGCAATCCGGCGCGGATTGGTCGTCTCTCGAGATCGTCGCGCGCCAAGAAGCCGCACGCACCGCTGCGTTGGGTCGGATCCGCGATCAAATGCGCACGTGGCCAGGGATGTGGGCGATCTTTCGCTGGTGGTACCGCAGGCTCTGCCAGTATGTTGCACTTCGCGAGGAAAACCGGCACAACCTTATGTATTTCCTCGTTGCCGTCCGACGCCTTGCATTGACGATCGGGACGCTGCTTGCTCGGAAGGTCTGCCTTACCCGTCCGGAGGACATCTTTTTTCTGACGGTGTCTGAGGTCCGTACACTCACCTCAGAA harbors:
- a CDS encoding phosphoenolpyruvate synthase, with the translated sequence MARQSKVDCVEVWRAVREADPDQRSRYLVSVSGSILKAGLSRNIAEAVEEALIRLGLTTGQLWAVRSSATVEDGDTQSLAGQFETILGIRKEGIPAAIVKCWSSLWTSPGAVSRCQSDRSGGPPAMAVVLQPLLDPATAGVAFSRHPVFPGPFVVINAILGLAAPLVHGEVSPDEFTVQRTGSSEEWTIIERRIAPKTNMLRATSQGLLAQAVTETRATVPALTDTQIVNLAKVVTKVEDAVGYAVDVEWAIDDTGLWLLQARRMTTRPERLNNATSEWSRANFKETLPELPSPMGISFLEEYMEHNMLRHYRDLGCHVPEGISAVRVVHGRPFINVTLFQWLVSQLGADPASVTEQMGGYGTVPVDLPKRLPWRRLIRAVVMVLWKMRRARKDAPAWFREMQSLAEVPRGEVHLNEGIASLLAEYGVLEGRLRDRDATFWIAAGVAQGLDALGAILVRWFPSDWRDILNASVQGQGTVISARQIGWLVDLATQARAEQPVAEFFLAEPWCPERYRSALSGTRFLAEWERFLGAFGHRAIGESDIMTPRHADSPEMLLRVIRGHVQSGADWSSLEIVARQEAARTAALGRIRDQMRTWPGMWAIFRWWYRRLCQYVALREENRHNLMYFLVAVRRLALTIGTLLARKVCLTRPEDIFFLTVSEVRTLTSEPERDWRPIVLQRQEERRLNTTVSAPDFLSPISTERPSAASVQEEKALQGIPVSPGVAKGPACIVRDAMDLARIRHGGILVLPVIDPGLAPYFGLAAGVIAEMGGTLSHGAIIAREYGIPAVANAARAMQVLEDGEIIEVDGSAGVVRRMVP